The window AAGCTTGTTTCCGCATTTTACGTTACTGTGCATTATGGCTTCCGCCTGAATATTGTTACTTGCTTCTATGCTGCTGTATTCTATGTATCTGGCAACTATATCACCGCCGGCAATGAGTGTTCCTTTACCCATACCCTGCATTCCTCGCCGTAATATAATATTCCCGCCTGCTTTTATTGTTGCACCTTCAACAACCCCAAATACTTCAACATTTCCACCAGCTTCTACTGAGAAACCTGATAAAACATTTCCCTTTATAATAACGCTTCCTACAAAACTTACATTTCCTGTTGAATTATCTACATCAGCAGGAACTTCATGGTTTGTATAAACGCTTACTTTCGTAGCATCCAGATATTCAACCTCTCCCGCTGTTGTTGCAACAAGACTTTGTCCATCCTCAGATATTGCAACATTTTTGCCTCTTGGGAGCACCGCAGGTTTACCGTTTACAGCAGAAACAACTCTCCCTTTAACGGTTTTTCCTTCTACTCCTTTTACAGGAGGAACCAATGAGCAAAGTACCTGCCCCTCCTTTACTGACTGAATGAGATTTAACTCTCTGTAATTTATCCTGCCATCCTCCATTAGGGTTGGAGTTTTATTAACATCAGTATTAAAATGATATGTAACCATTCCATTTTTGCCGTTTTGTGGTGCTATTCCTTCGGCTACACAAAAGGCTTCATTATACAATGGGCTTTCAACAAGATATGATATTATATCTTCCTTGATTCCAAAAACTACTCTTTGACTGTCAAGAG of the Ruminiclostridium papyrosolvens DSM 2782 genome contains:
- a CDS encoding DUF342 domain-containing protein; protein product: MVEQKDLKILVTVSPDELKAFITLYNTGDNIAIKKEDIIGALDSQRVVFGIKEDIISYLVESPLYNEAFCVAEGIAPQNGKNGMVTYHFNTDVNKTPTLMEDGRINYRELNLIQSVKEGQVLCSLVPPVKGVEGKTVKGRVVSAVNGKPAVLPRGKNVAISEDGQSLVATTAGEVEYLDATKVSVYTNHEVPADVDNSTGNVSFVGSVIIKGNVLSGFSVEAGGNVEVFGVVEGATIKAGGNIILRRGMQGMGKGTLIAGGDIVARYIEYSSIEASNNIQAEAIMHSNVKCGNKLELTGNKGLLVGGTCKVGNIVVAKVIGSHMATITDVEVGVDPSVRERYKNAREEIVSMESDIKKADQAITILRKMESAGVLTPDKQEILTKSVRTKVYLSTKIQEVKQEISILDEKLQQEGNGKIRALSFIYPGVKVSIGTCMMYVKEPLQYCTLYRDGADVRVGAIDK